In Triticum urartu cultivar G1812 chromosome 6, Tu2.1, whole genome shotgun sequence, the following proteins share a genomic window:
- the LOC125517209 gene encoding protein disulfide isomerase-like 1-4 isoform X2 yields MPMSTEAVKLDSMSSKSPLISLLHPFHFLSPNIYALYPTPRRPAMATMPMPTPRSILLLLLLATSFFLLLPNPSSASVSHPDLILPKAVNDNEAHVVVLTAANFSSFLAVRRHVVVDFYAPWCYWSRKLAPEYAAAAAHLADKGLDVALAKVDATQDRDLARAHGVDGYPTVLFFVDGVSRHFPYYGERTKDAMVSWISQRLGPEVQNVTTIDEAKKIINGHGDDGEDQ; encoded by the exons ATGCCGATGTCCACGGAAGCCGTAAAACTCGATTCAATGTCCTCAAAGTCCCCGTTGATCTCTCTATTGCATCCATTCCACTTCCTAAGTCCTAATATCTACGCACTCTATCCCACTCCTCGCCGGCCGGCCATGGCGACGATGCCGATGCCCACTCCCCGATCTATtctcctgctcctcctcctcgccacctccttcttcctcctcctccccaaCCCCTCCTCCGCCTCTGTCTCCCACCCGGACCTCATCCTGCCCAAGGCGGTCAACGACAACGAGGCCCACGTGGTCGTCCTCACCGCCGCCAACTTCTCCTCCTTCCTCGCCGTCCGCCGCCACGTCGTGGTCGACTTCTACGCGCCCTGGTGCTACTGGTCCCGCAAGCTCGCCCCGGAgtacgcggcggcggcggcgcacctGGCCGACAAGGGGCTCGACGTCGCACTCGCCAAGGTCGACGCCACCCAGGACCGTGACCTCGCGCGCGCGCACGGCGTCGACGGATACCCCACCGTCCTCTTCTTCGTGGACGGCGTGTCCAGGCACTTCCCCTACTACGGCGAGAGGACCAA GGACGCCATGGTCTCTTGGATATCCCAGAGGCTGGGCCCTGAGGTGCAGAACGTCACCACCATCGACGAGGCCAAGAAGATCATCAACGGCCACG gagatgatggagaggatcAGTAG
- the LOC125516088 gene encoding vegetative cell wall protein gp1-like — protein sequence MTMRKRPSASSLLVAPLLLMLLPVFALAAGRHNLITRDPQYGPRANPNSEPLPGKQPDPNPQPLPGPQPDPKPQPLPEPKPHTNPQPLPDPQPDPNAQPLPGPHPDPNPQLLPGQNLQQLMNPQPNTKPRPLPDPLAKPNPRPLPRPQPDRNPQPLPDPNPKPLPDPQPNPNPKPLPGPQPDPNPQPLPEPNPKPLPDPQPNPNPQPLPGPQPDPNPEPLPDPNPIPLPNPQPNPNPQPLPGPQPHPNPQPLPDPNPKPLPDPQPNPNPQPLPGPQPDPNPQPLPDPNPQPLPDPNAQPKPPLGTQAEKGNGEANVQE from the exons ATGACGATGAGGAAGCGCCCATCCGCGTCCTCTCTTCTCGTAGCACCGTTGCTGCTTATGCTTCTTCCAGTGTTTGCTCTTGCTGCCGGGAGGCACAACCTGATCACTAGAGACCctcagtacggcccacgggcgaaCCCAAATTCAGAACCACTACCAGGAAAACAGCCAGATCCAAACCCTCAACCATTGCCGGGACCACAACCAGACCCAAAGCCGCAACCGCTACCCGAGCCTAAACCTCATACAAACCCACAACCACTGCCAGATCCACAACCTGATCCAAACGCTCAACCATTACCAGGACCACACCCTGACCCAAATCCACAACTATTGCCAGGACAAAACCTGCAACAGTTGATGAACCCACAGCCAAACACAAAGCCGCGGCCACTACCAGACCCACTAGCAAAACCAAACCCTCGGCCATTACCAAGACCGCAGCCTGATCGAAATCCACAACCATTACCAGACCCAAACCCGAAACCATTGCCGGACCCACAGCCAAACCCAAACCCTAAGCCACTACCAGGGCCGCAACCTGATCCAAACCCACAACCATTACCAGAACCAAACCCAAAACCATTGCCGGACCCACAACCAAACCCAAACCCTCAGCCATTACCAGGACCACAGCCTGATCCAAACCCAGAACCATTAC CAGACCCAAACCCGATACCATTGCCGAACCCACAGCCAAACCCAAACCCTCAGCCATTACCAGGACCACAGCCTCATCCAAACCCGCAACCATTACCAGACCCAAACCCGAAGCCATTGCCGGACCCACAGCCAAACCCAAACCCTCAGCCATTACCAGGACCGCAACCTGATCCAAACCCACAACCATTACCAGACCCGAATCCACAACCACTGCCTGACCCGAATGCACAACCAAAACCACCACTTGGGACTCAAGCAGAAAAAGGAAATGGTGAAGCAAACGTCCAAGAGTAA
- the LOC125517209 gene encoding protein disulfide isomerase-like 1-4 isoform X1, giving the protein MPMSTEAVKLDSMSSKSPLISLLHPFHFLSPNIYALYPTPRRPAMATMPMPTPRSILLLLLLATSFFLLLPNPSSASVSHPDLILPKAVNDNEAHVVVLTAANFSSFLAVRRHVVVDFYAPWCYWSRKLAPEYAAAAAHLADKGLDVALAKVDATQDRDLARAHGVDGYPTVLFFVDGVSRHFPYYGERTKDAMVSWISQRLGPEVQNVTTIDEAKKIINGHGMPFSTPSQR; this is encoded by the exons ATGCCGATGTCCACGGAAGCCGTAAAACTCGATTCAATGTCCTCAAAGTCCCCGTTGATCTCTCTATTGCATCCATTCCACTTCCTAAGTCCTAATATCTACGCACTCTATCCCACTCCTCGCCGGCCGGCCATGGCGACGATGCCGATGCCCACTCCCCGATCTATtctcctgctcctcctcctcgccacctccttcttcctcctcctccccaaCCCCTCCTCCGCCTCTGTCTCCCACCCGGACCTCATCCTGCCCAAGGCGGTCAACGACAACGAGGCCCACGTGGTCGTCCTCACCGCCGCCAACTTCTCCTCCTTCCTCGCCGTCCGCCGCCACGTCGTGGTCGACTTCTACGCGCCCTGGTGCTACTGGTCCCGCAAGCTCGCCCCGGAgtacgcggcggcggcggcgcacctGGCCGACAAGGGGCTCGACGTCGCACTCGCCAAGGTCGACGCCACCCAGGACCGTGACCTCGCGCGCGCGCACGGCGTCGACGGATACCCCACCGTCCTCTTCTTCGTGGACGGCGTGTCCAGGCACTTCCCCTACTACGGCGAGAGGACCAA GGACGCCATGGTCTCTTGGATATCCCAGAGGCTGGGCCCTGAGGTGCAGAACGTCACCACCATCGACGAGGCCAAGAAGATCATCAACGGCCACGGCATGCCTTTCTCGACTCCCTCTCA gagatga